The following are encoded together in the Oncorhynchus nerka isolate Pitt River linkage group LG25, Oner_Uvic_2.0, whole genome shotgun sequence genome:
- the LOC115109273 gene encoding serine/threonine-protein phosphatase 6 regulatory subunit 3-A-like isoform X6, giving the protein MFWKFDLHTTSHIDTLLEKEDVTLTEVMDEEDVLQECKAQNHKLVDFLVRPQCMVDLVTYITQEPSDDVEEKIKYKYPNISCELLTSDVGQINDRLGEDESLLMKLYGFLQRDSPLNPLLASFFSKVLSILIGRKPEQIVEFLRKREDFVDLMIKHIGTSAIMDLLLRMLTCIEPQQLRQDVLNWLNEEKVIQRLVDMVQPSQDEDRHSNASQSLCEIIRLSRDQMFQVQGCSEPDPLLATLEKQETVEQLLSNIFDKEKNDSAIVSVIQILLTLFETRRPAFEGHLEICPPGMSHPSFSVNQSILEAVRPRLKDFHQLLLEPPKKNIMKTTWGMLDPPVGNTRLSVVRLVASLLQTNTHIINMELINLNTLGVILDMYFNYIWNNFLHIQVEICTAMILAMPPAQSENPEINRDQDQEPVRESHLIKHLFQKCQFIQRILDAWSSNEKEQAEGGRRRGYMGHLTRIANSIVHNSDKGPNGAKIQQLISELTEDDKERWETFTSGQLADTNKRNTVDLVNTHHIHSSSDDEVDFKDSGFHQDSSLQQFGFNDEEFADQDDVVDIPFDRISDINFSLNTNESANIALFEACCKEKIQQFEDAGSDEEDIWDEKDITFAPEAQRCPRSSGSTDSEESTDSEEEDVKRDPFEPNNASSDDRMEVDTGPVWTANFDDIPMDTGSSTSIRAPAPATTTATASPSSPAVLPESAGWSSPNASPDTATGWADFSSNFSPVNPKDPLRNNSPVAMETCIGTGDPLGVNAPMQPEVSDQWPGDEAAQPASSPGRKAGGSDAEETITTETVTNGSMKETVSLTVDAKTETAVFKSEDEKSTSEDTSAKYTVGESRTPEKGVSASVQPASNCLKPSAKHSDTEKSKVSSDAVNGPLEEGTGMDKAKTQQSVTSPEAAVNGPV; this is encoded by the exons ATGTTTTGGAAGTTTGATCTACACACAACGTCTCACATTGACACCCTCCTGGAGAAGGAGGATGTGACTCTGACTGAGGTGATGGACGAGGAGGATGTTCTGCAGGAGTGCAAGGCCCAGAACCACAAGCTGGTGGACTTCCTGGTGCGGCCTCAGTGCATGGTGGACCTGGTCACCTACATCACACAGGAGCCAAGTGATGATGTAGAGGAGAAGATCAAGTACAA GTACCCCAACATATCGTGTGAACTCCTTACCTCGGACGTTGGACAGATCAATGACAGACTGGGAGAAGATGAAAGTTTGCTGATGAAACTTTATGGATTTTTGCAAAGGGACTCTCCACTCAACCCTTTACTGGCCAGCTTCTTCAGCAAGGTCCTTAGCATCCTCATCGGCAGGAAACCAGAACAG ATTGTGGAGTTTCTGCGGAAGAGGGAAGACTTTGTGGACTTAATGATTAAACACATAGGGACCTCCGCCATCATGGACTTGCTGCTCAGAATGCTGACCTGCATTGAACCACAGCAGCTCAGACAAGATGTCTTAAAT TGGCTGAATGAGGAGAAGGTGATCCAGAGGCTTGTTGATATGGTCCAACCTTCTCAGGATGAGGAT AGGCACTCCAATGCATCCCAGTCTCTGTGTGAAATAATCCGCCTCAGCAGAGATCAGATGTTTCAAGTGCAGGGCTGCTCTGAGCCTGATCCCTTACTGGCCACACTGGAAAA ACAAGAGACTGTGGAGCAGTTGCTATCCAACATCTTTGACAAAGAGAAAAATGACTCTGCCATAGTCAGTGTAATTCAGATTCTCCTGACACTCTTTGAGACACGAAGACCAGC GTTCGAAGGCCATTTGGAGATCTGTCCCCCTGGTATGAGCCACCCATCCTTCTCAGTCAATCAGAGCATTCTGGAGGCTGTCAGGCCCAGGCTCAAAGACTTTCATCAACTGCTGCTGGAACCCCCAAAG AAGAATATCATGAAAACCACATGGGGTATGCTGGACCCCCCAGTGGGCAACACCAGGTTGAGTGTGGTCCGTCTTGTGGCCAGCCTCCTGCAGACCAACACTCATATTATCAACATGGAGCTGATCAACCTCAACACTCTTGGAGTCATACTT GACATGTACTTCAACTATATATGGAATAACTTCCTGCATATACAAGTTGAAATCTGCACTGCGATGATCCTAGCAATGCCCCCAGCCCAAAGTGAAAACCCCGAAATCAACAGAGATCAGGACCAAGAGCCTGTCAGAGAAAGCCACCTCATCAAACAC CTGTTTCAGAAGTGCCAGTTTATCCAGAGAATTCTTGATGCATGGAGCTCCAATGAGAAGGAGCA GGCTGAGGGTGGACGTAGACGGGGCTACATGGGGCACTTGACCAGAATAGCCAACTCAATAGTGCACAACAGCGACAAGGGCCCCAATGGTGCAAAGATACAGCAGCTCATCTCAG AGCTCACAGAGGATGACAAAGAGAGATGGGAAACCTTCACTTCTGGTCAGCTAGCTGACACAAACAAGAGAAACACTGTAGACCTA GTGAACACACACCATATTCACTCATCCAGTGATGATGAGGTAGACTTCAAGGACAGCGGATTCCACCAGGATTCCTCTCTACAACAG TTTGGCTTCAATGACGAAGAGTTTGCCGATCAGGATGATGTCGTGGA TATTCCCTTTGATAGAATATCAGACATCAATTTTTCCTTGAATACAAATGAAAGT GCAAATATAGCTCTGTTTGAGGCCTGCTGTAAGGAGAAGATCCAGCAGTTTGAAGATGCAGGCTCTGATGAGGAGGACATCTGGGATGAGAAAGATATCACTTTCGCACCTGAAGCTCAGAGATGTCCTCG GAGCTCTGGCAGTACAGATAGTGAGGAGAGCACAGACTCTGAGGAGGAGGATGTGAAACGTGATCCCTTTGAGCCTAACAACGCCAGCTCTGATGACAGAATGGAGGTGGACACGG GGCCTGTGTGGACAGCTAACTTTGACGACATACCCATGGACACTGGGAGTTCTACGTCGATCAGAGCACCTGCCCCAGCCACCACTACTGCCACAGCATCCCCTTCCTCCCCTGCAGTCCTACCAGAATCTGCTGGCTGGAGCTCCCCCAATGCTTCCCCTGACACAGCCACGGGCTGGGCAGACTTCTCTAGCAACTTCTCACCAGTCAA CCCCAAAGATCCTTTGAGGAACAATTCCCCAGTAGCGATGGAGACCTGCATAGGGACAGGAGACCCCTTGGGTGTCAACGCACCAATGCAGCCTGAAG TTTCTGACCAATGGCCAGGTGACGAGgcagcccagccagccagctcCCCTGGAAGGAAAGCCGGAGGCTCGGACGCGGAGGAGACTATCACCACTGAGACGGTCACCAATGGATCCATGAAGGAGACAgttagccttactgtagatgccAAAACTGAAACGGCTGTTTTCAAGAG TGAGGATGAGAAGTCTACCTCAGAGGACACATCTGCGAAGTACACTGTGGGGGAGAGTAGAACACCTGAGAAGGGTGTGTCTGCATCAGTCCAGCCTGCCAGCAACTGTTTGAAACCAAG TGCAAAACATTCAGATACAGAAAAATCTAAAGTCTCCAGTGATGCTGTTAATGGTCCTCTAGAAGAAGGAACAGGAATGGACAAAGCCAA aacacagcagagtGTGACCTCACCAGAGGCAGCTGTGAACGGCCCGGTGTGA
- the LOC115109273 gene encoding serine/threonine-protein phosphatase 6 regulatory subunit 3-like isoform X2, with protein sequence MFWKFDLHTTSHIDTLLEKEDVTLTEVMDEEDVLQECKAQNHKLVDFLVRPQCMVDLVTYITQEPSDDVEEKIKYKYPNISCELLTSDVGQINDRLGEDESLLMKLYGFLQRDSPLNPLLASFFSKVLSILIGRKPEQIVEFLRKREDFVDLMIKHIGTSAIMDLLLRMLTCIEPQQLRQDVLNWLNEEKVIQRLVDMVQPSQDEDRHSNASQSLCEIIRLSRDQMFQVQGCSEPDPLLATLEKQETVEQLLSNIFDKEKNDSAIVSVIQILLTLFETRRPAFEGHLEICPPGMSHPSFSVNQSILEAVRPRLKDFHQLLLEPPKKNIMKTTWGMLDPPVGNTRLSVVRLVASLLQTNTHIINMELINLNTLGVILDMYFNYIWNNFLHIQVEICTAMILAMPPAQSENPEINRDQDQEPVRESHLIKHLFQKCQFIQRILDAWSSNEKEQAEGGRRRGYMGHLTRIANSIVHNSDKGPNGAKIQQLISELTEDDKERWETFTSGQLADTNKRNTVDLVNTHHIHSSSDDEVDFKDSGFHQDSSLQQAFSDYQMQQMTSNFIEQFGFNDEEFADQDDVVDIPFDRISDINFSLNTNESANIALFEACCKEKIQQFEDAGSDEEDIWDEKDITFAPEAQRCPRSSGSTDSEESTDSEEEDVKRDPFEPNNASSDDRMEVDTGEGPVWTANFDDIPMDTGSSTSIRAPAPATTTATASPSSPAVLPESAGWSSPNASPDTATGWADFSSNFSPVNPKDPLRNNSPVAMETCIGTGDPLGVNAPMQPEVSDQWPGDEAAQPASSPGRKAGGSDAEETITTETVTNGSMKETVSLTVDAKTETAVFKSEDEKSTSEDTSAKYTVGESRTPEKGVSASVQPASNCLKPSAKHSDTEKSKVSSDAVNGPLEEGTGMDKAKTQQSVTSPEAAVNGPV encoded by the exons ATGTTTTGGAAGTTTGATCTACACACAACGTCTCACATTGACACCCTCCTGGAGAAGGAGGATGTGACTCTGACTGAGGTGATGGACGAGGAGGATGTTCTGCAGGAGTGCAAGGCCCAGAACCACAAGCTGGTGGACTTCCTGGTGCGGCCTCAGTGCATGGTGGACCTGGTCACCTACATCACACAGGAGCCAAGTGATGATGTAGAGGAGAAGATCAAGTACAA GTACCCCAACATATCGTGTGAACTCCTTACCTCGGACGTTGGACAGATCAATGACAGACTGGGAGAAGATGAAAGTTTGCTGATGAAACTTTATGGATTTTTGCAAAGGGACTCTCCACTCAACCCTTTACTGGCCAGCTTCTTCAGCAAGGTCCTTAGCATCCTCATCGGCAGGAAACCAGAACAG ATTGTGGAGTTTCTGCGGAAGAGGGAAGACTTTGTGGACTTAATGATTAAACACATAGGGACCTCCGCCATCATGGACTTGCTGCTCAGAATGCTGACCTGCATTGAACCACAGCAGCTCAGACAAGATGTCTTAAAT TGGCTGAATGAGGAGAAGGTGATCCAGAGGCTTGTTGATATGGTCCAACCTTCTCAGGATGAGGAT AGGCACTCCAATGCATCCCAGTCTCTGTGTGAAATAATCCGCCTCAGCAGAGATCAGATGTTTCAAGTGCAGGGCTGCTCTGAGCCTGATCCCTTACTGGCCACACTGGAAAA ACAAGAGACTGTGGAGCAGTTGCTATCCAACATCTTTGACAAAGAGAAAAATGACTCTGCCATAGTCAGTGTAATTCAGATTCTCCTGACACTCTTTGAGACACGAAGACCAGC GTTCGAAGGCCATTTGGAGATCTGTCCCCCTGGTATGAGCCACCCATCCTTCTCAGTCAATCAGAGCATTCTGGAGGCTGTCAGGCCCAGGCTCAAAGACTTTCATCAACTGCTGCTGGAACCCCCAAAG AAGAATATCATGAAAACCACATGGGGTATGCTGGACCCCCCAGTGGGCAACACCAGGTTGAGTGTGGTCCGTCTTGTGGCCAGCCTCCTGCAGACCAACACTCATATTATCAACATGGAGCTGATCAACCTCAACACTCTTGGAGTCATACTT GACATGTACTTCAACTATATATGGAATAACTTCCTGCATATACAAGTTGAAATCTGCACTGCGATGATCCTAGCAATGCCCCCAGCCCAAAGTGAAAACCCCGAAATCAACAGAGATCAGGACCAAGAGCCTGTCAGAGAAAGCCACCTCATCAAACAC CTGTTTCAGAAGTGCCAGTTTATCCAGAGAATTCTTGATGCATGGAGCTCCAATGAGAAGGAGCA GGCTGAGGGTGGACGTAGACGGGGCTACATGGGGCACTTGACCAGAATAGCCAACTCAATAGTGCACAACAGCGACAAGGGCCCCAATGGTGCAAAGATACAGCAGCTCATCTCAG AGCTCACAGAGGATGACAAAGAGAGATGGGAAACCTTCACTTCTGGTCAGCTAGCTGACACAAACAAGAGAAACACTGTAGACCTA GTGAACACACACCATATTCACTCATCCAGTGATGATGAGGTAGACTTCAAGGACAGCGGATTCCACCAGGATTCCTCTCTACAACAG GCCTTTTCTGATTATCAGATGCAACAAATGACGTCCAATTTTATTGAGCAGTTTGGCTTCAATGACGAAGAGTTTGCCGATCAGGATGATGTCGTGGA TATTCCCTTTGATAGAATATCAGACATCAATTTTTCCTTGAATACAAATGAAAGT GCAAATATAGCTCTGTTTGAGGCCTGCTGTAAGGAGAAGATCCAGCAGTTTGAAGATGCAGGCTCTGATGAGGAGGACATCTGGGATGAGAAAGATATCACTTTCGCACCTGAAGCTCAGAGATGTCCTCG GAGCTCTGGCAGTACAGATAGTGAGGAGAGCACAGACTCTGAGGAGGAGGATGTGAAACGTGATCCCTTTGAGCCTAACAACGCCAGCTCTGATGACAGAATGGAGGTGGACACGGGTGAGG GGCCTGTGTGGACAGCTAACTTTGACGACATACCCATGGACACTGGGAGTTCTACGTCGATCAGAGCACCTGCCCCAGCCACCACTACTGCCACAGCATCCCCTTCCTCCCCTGCAGTCCTACCAGAATCTGCTGGCTGGAGCTCCCCCAATGCTTCCCCTGACACAGCCACGGGCTGGGCAGACTTCTCTAGCAACTTCTCACCAGTCAA CCCCAAAGATCCTTTGAGGAACAATTCCCCAGTAGCGATGGAGACCTGCATAGGGACAGGAGACCCCTTGGGTGTCAACGCACCAATGCAGCCTGAAG TTTCTGACCAATGGCCAGGTGACGAGgcagcccagccagccagctcCCCTGGAAGGAAAGCCGGAGGCTCGGACGCGGAGGAGACTATCACCACTGAGACGGTCACCAATGGATCCATGAAGGAGACAgttagccttactgtagatgccAAAACTGAAACGGCTGTTTTCAAGAG TGAGGATGAGAAGTCTACCTCAGAGGACACATCTGCGAAGTACACTGTGGGGGAGAGTAGAACACCTGAGAAGGGTGTGTCTGCATCAGTCCAGCCTGCCAGCAACTGTTTGAAACCAAG TGCAAAACATTCAGATACAGAAAAATCTAAAGTCTCCAGTGATGCTGTTAATGGTCCTCTAGAAGAAGGAACAGGAATGGACAAAGCCAA aacacagcagagtGTGACCTCACCAGAGGCAGCTGTGAACGGCCCGGTGTGA
- the LOC115109273 gene encoding serine/threonine-protein phosphatase 6 regulatory subunit 3-A-like isoform X5, with translation MFWKFDLHTTSHIDTLLEKEDVTLTEVMDEEDVLQECKAQNHKLVDFLVRPQCMVDLVTYITQEPSDDVEEKIKYKYPNISCELLTSDVGQINDRLGEDESLLMKLYGFLQRDSPLNPLLASFFSKVLSILIGRKPEQIVEFLRKREDFVDLMIKHIGTSAIMDLLLRMLTCIEPQQLRQDVLNWLNEEKVIQRLVDMVQPSQDEDRHSNASQSLCEIIRLSRDQMFQVQGCSEPDPLLATLEKQETVEQLLSNIFDKEKNDSAIVSVIQILLTLFETRRPAFEGHLEICPPGMSHPSFSVNQSILEAVRPRLKDFHQLLLEPPKKNIMKTTWGMLDPPVGNTRLSVVRLVASLLQTNTHIINMELINLNTLGVILDMYFNYIWNNFLHIQVEICTAMILAMPPAQSENPEINRDQDQEPVRESHLIKHLFQKCQFIQRILDAWSSNEKEQAEGGRRRGYMGHLTRIANSIVHNSDKGPNGAKIQQLISELTEDDKERWETFTSGQLADTNKRNTVDLVNTHHIHSSSDDEVDFKDSGFHQDSSLQQFGFNDEEFADQDDVVDIPFDRISDINFSLNTNESANIALFEACCKEKIQQFEDAGSDEEDIWDEKDITFAPEAQRCPRSSGSTDSEESTDSEEEDVKRDPFEPNNASSDDRMEVDTGEGPVWTANFDDIPMDTGSSTSIRAPAPATTTATASPSSPAVLPESAGWSSPNASPDTATGWADFSSNFSPVNPKDPLRNNSPVAMETCIGTGDPLGVNAPMQPEVSDQWPGDEAAQPASSPGRKAGGSDAEETITTETVTNGSMKETVSLTVDAKTETAVFKSEDEKSTSEDTSAKYTVGESRTPEKGVSASVQPASNCLKPSSAKHSDTEKSKVSSDAVNGPLEEGTGMDKAKTQQSVTSPEAAVNGPV, from the exons ATGTTTTGGAAGTTTGATCTACACACAACGTCTCACATTGACACCCTCCTGGAGAAGGAGGATGTGACTCTGACTGAGGTGATGGACGAGGAGGATGTTCTGCAGGAGTGCAAGGCCCAGAACCACAAGCTGGTGGACTTCCTGGTGCGGCCTCAGTGCATGGTGGACCTGGTCACCTACATCACACAGGAGCCAAGTGATGATGTAGAGGAGAAGATCAAGTACAA GTACCCCAACATATCGTGTGAACTCCTTACCTCGGACGTTGGACAGATCAATGACAGACTGGGAGAAGATGAAAGTTTGCTGATGAAACTTTATGGATTTTTGCAAAGGGACTCTCCACTCAACCCTTTACTGGCCAGCTTCTTCAGCAAGGTCCTTAGCATCCTCATCGGCAGGAAACCAGAACAG ATTGTGGAGTTTCTGCGGAAGAGGGAAGACTTTGTGGACTTAATGATTAAACACATAGGGACCTCCGCCATCATGGACTTGCTGCTCAGAATGCTGACCTGCATTGAACCACAGCAGCTCAGACAAGATGTCTTAAAT TGGCTGAATGAGGAGAAGGTGATCCAGAGGCTTGTTGATATGGTCCAACCTTCTCAGGATGAGGAT AGGCACTCCAATGCATCCCAGTCTCTGTGTGAAATAATCCGCCTCAGCAGAGATCAGATGTTTCAAGTGCAGGGCTGCTCTGAGCCTGATCCCTTACTGGCCACACTGGAAAA ACAAGAGACTGTGGAGCAGTTGCTATCCAACATCTTTGACAAAGAGAAAAATGACTCTGCCATAGTCAGTGTAATTCAGATTCTCCTGACACTCTTTGAGACACGAAGACCAGC GTTCGAAGGCCATTTGGAGATCTGTCCCCCTGGTATGAGCCACCCATCCTTCTCAGTCAATCAGAGCATTCTGGAGGCTGTCAGGCCCAGGCTCAAAGACTTTCATCAACTGCTGCTGGAACCCCCAAAG AAGAATATCATGAAAACCACATGGGGTATGCTGGACCCCCCAGTGGGCAACACCAGGTTGAGTGTGGTCCGTCTTGTGGCCAGCCTCCTGCAGACCAACACTCATATTATCAACATGGAGCTGATCAACCTCAACACTCTTGGAGTCATACTT GACATGTACTTCAACTATATATGGAATAACTTCCTGCATATACAAGTTGAAATCTGCACTGCGATGATCCTAGCAATGCCCCCAGCCCAAAGTGAAAACCCCGAAATCAACAGAGATCAGGACCAAGAGCCTGTCAGAGAAAGCCACCTCATCAAACAC CTGTTTCAGAAGTGCCAGTTTATCCAGAGAATTCTTGATGCATGGAGCTCCAATGAGAAGGAGCA GGCTGAGGGTGGACGTAGACGGGGCTACATGGGGCACTTGACCAGAATAGCCAACTCAATAGTGCACAACAGCGACAAGGGCCCCAATGGTGCAAAGATACAGCAGCTCATCTCAG AGCTCACAGAGGATGACAAAGAGAGATGGGAAACCTTCACTTCTGGTCAGCTAGCTGACACAAACAAGAGAAACACTGTAGACCTA GTGAACACACACCATATTCACTCATCCAGTGATGATGAGGTAGACTTCAAGGACAGCGGATTCCACCAGGATTCCTCTCTACAACAG TTTGGCTTCAATGACGAAGAGTTTGCCGATCAGGATGATGTCGTGGA TATTCCCTTTGATAGAATATCAGACATCAATTTTTCCTTGAATACAAATGAAAGT GCAAATATAGCTCTGTTTGAGGCCTGCTGTAAGGAGAAGATCCAGCAGTTTGAAGATGCAGGCTCTGATGAGGAGGACATCTGGGATGAGAAAGATATCACTTTCGCACCTGAAGCTCAGAGATGTCCTCG GAGCTCTGGCAGTACAGATAGTGAGGAGAGCACAGACTCTGAGGAGGAGGATGTGAAACGTGATCCCTTTGAGCCTAACAACGCCAGCTCTGATGACAGAATGGAGGTGGACACGGGTGAGG GGCCTGTGTGGACAGCTAACTTTGACGACATACCCATGGACACTGGGAGTTCTACGTCGATCAGAGCACCTGCCCCAGCCACCACTACTGCCACAGCATCCCCTTCCTCCCCTGCAGTCCTACCAGAATCTGCTGGCTGGAGCTCCCCCAATGCTTCCCCTGACACAGCCACGGGCTGGGCAGACTTCTCTAGCAACTTCTCACCAGTCAA CCCCAAAGATCCTTTGAGGAACAATTCCCCAGTAGCGATGGAGACCTGCATAGGGACAGGAGACCCCTTGGGTGTCAACGCACCAATGCAGCCTGAAG TTTCTGACCAATGGCCAGGTGACGAGgcagcccagccagccagctcCCCTGGAAGGAAAGCCGGAGGCTCGGACGCGGAGGAGACTATCACCACTGAGACGGTCACCAATGGATCCATGAAGGAGACAgttagccttactgtagatgccAAAACTGAAACGGCTGTTTTCAAGAG TGAGGATGAGAAGTCTACCTCAGAGGACACATCTGCGAAGTACACTGTGGGGGAGAGTAGAACACCTGAGAAGGGTGTGTCTGCATCAGTCCAGCCTGCCAGCAACTGTTTGAAACCAAG CAGTGCAAAACATTCAGATACAGAAAAATCTAAAGTCTCCAGTGATGCTGTTAATGGTCCTCTAGAAGAAGGAACAGGAATGGACAAAGCCAA aacacagcagagtGTGACCTCACCAGAGGCAGCTGTGAACGGCCCGGTGTGA